In the genome of Natronorubrum daqingense, the window ACGTCTGTACCCATCGGACACTGGTAATCGAATACCAAAATAGTACGGTTTACCGATTTCCAAGGAGTAACTGTCCGATAGCAACGATTAGTAGAATATTTGTTATACGTGAGCTCCAACAGCTCTCGAGGGCGAAACGGCCGTTTCGGTGTCGCTCTGTCATATGATCCACGTACCGGTCCGAATCAAAGGGGGGTTTTAAGTCCCCCCTATCAGAAGAAGTGGATTAATGGCAACGACTGACGACTCTGTCAATGGGCTAACTGAACACTGTGACGACTGCGACCTCGAGACGCTCCACGAAGTGTCCGTCCAGCTCCGAACGGAAAGTGGAAAGGAAGAAAACGCCGAGTTCTCCCGCGAACCGTACCGCGTCGCCGAATGTCAACGGTGTGGGTCCCGTTCGAGTCAGCGAATGAACAACGCCTGAAGTCGCTCGAGGCGAGCATCCGTATCCAGTCAATCTATCAGTAGCAGTGAATAGCATTCACCACTGACAATCTGCTTATGCGGTCGTCACTTCACAGCCGTCTTCGGTGACGATAATCGTGTGTTCTTTTTGGCTGACGAGGAAGCCGTCGTCCTCTTTGAGAACCGGGTAGCCGTGGACGATGTTGTTGCGTTTGAGTCGGCGCAGCGCCATCTCGGCTCGATCCGTCTCGAGCCAGCGCGTCGCAAACGGGAGGGTGCGAAACTCCTCGGTGATCTGCTCGAGTGCGTTCCGAGCCTGCCGGTTTCGGATGGAGCCCTCGCGCTCGAGGGAGAAGATTTCCTCGCTGGCACCCTCGGTGACCTTGCCGCCACCGTCGGTCGCGAACGGCTCGATCGCGACGACGTCGCCAGCCTCGAGTTCCGTGCCCTGGGAGACGGCGCGGTTCGGGATGTTCGGACTGGTGTGTTGTTCCCAGTGACCCAGTCCGTGGCCCGTCAGGTTGACGACTGGGTTGAAGCCGTAGCCGTCGATGACGTCCTCGATTTCGGCACCGATCTCGCCCGTCTCGACACCTGGCTCGATCACGTCGATCGCGGCCTCGAGGGCTTCTCCGGGGGCCTCGGCGAGTTCGGGATTCCCGGAGAGGTCGACGGTAATCGCCGTGTCTGCGAGCCACCCGTCGATGTGGACGCCGATGTCGAGGTTGATCATCTCCTCGCCGAAGGTCGACTCGTCGTCGATCGACGGCGTCGCGTGGGCTGCCTCTTCGTCGATGGAGATATTGACGGGGAACGCTGGTTTGCCGCCGAGTTCGCGGATCCGATCCTCGGCGTACTCTGCGATCTCGAGGTGGCTCGCGCCGACCTCGACGCGCTCGGCAGTCTCTTCGCGCACCTGCGAGAGGATCTCCCCTGCTTCGCGGTGCTTTTCGTACATCTCGGACTCGAGGTCCACCTCGGATTCGGCCATGGGTCGGGGTTGTACCGGTCGACAAAAAGAGGTTCCGTCTCTCGTCGGCGTCATCGACCCCGTCGGCTGTTCAAATCGACGGCTGGACGCGAGCGTCGGCGTCGATCCACTCACACTCCGGACACGCAGCGACACCTTGTACGTTCGAGAGCGTCGACGAACACTGCGGACACTGGCGTGAGGGGTAATACGGCGTTTCGAGCATACGTCCGACGACGGGAACGACAATAATAAAACTACGTCTCGTCGATCGTCGAAATTCTCGAGAGTGCCGTGTGGATTGTTTACGAGTGGCGTGTCGCTCGAGCGGTTTGCATCGCGTCGCTGTTGTACGCCGACCCCAAGGTGCCCCGTGCGTCGATCGCAATGACGCCTGCGGTCGACCCGGTGAGTTCCCCGAACTCCTCGATCGCTATCGTCGCGGCGTCCTGGGCGTCTCGACCGCACTCGACGTGCCGAGCGACGCGCCTCGAGAGCGTGACGCGAGCGATATCCTCGCCGGCACCGGTCGCGCTGACGGCCGCTGCGGGCGAGCAGTAAAAGCCCGAGCCGACCTGCGGAACGTCTCCCACGCGACCCGCGAGCGCGAGCCACCGGCCGCCGGTCGAGGTCGCCGCAGCGAGTGAGTTGCCGTCGAACGCGACCGCGCCGACGGTGTCGTGATCCTTCGGATTCCCGTCCTCGTCGCGGCCGTCCGGGTCCGACTGGCCGTAGCGCTCGCGGATCCACTTGAGGTGCTCGCGGGCGTCTCCGTCGGGGGCCTCGAGGTCGGTCCACCGTTCGCGGGTACGTTCGGACCAGAGGTCGACACCAGTCTCGATATCGAACGCCTCGGCGAGGGACACGGCGTGTTCGCCCGAGACGAAGCCGTGTGGGGACTCTTCCATAACGACTCGAGCGACGCACAGCGCGTGTTCGACGTTCGGCATCGAACAGGCCGCGCCGACCTCCCGGTCGTCGGTCATGATTCCGGCGTCCGTGCGGATCGTGCCGTCGCTCTGGACCGCGCTGCCGACGCCGGCGTTGAATCGCGGATCCGACTCGAGGATGGCGATGGCCGCCTCGAGCGCGTCGACGGGAGTCGTCTGTGCTGCTCCGGTGTCAGCGGCGCGGTCGAGGACCGTCTGCCGGGGTTTGGGGTCGTCGGGATCGCTGCCAGCGCCGCCGTGAACGAGTACCTGCATGCGTAGCTTCCAGTGGGTCGCTCCGACGAGAACGGTTTGTCGGTTCGTCACGCCGAAATCCCTACACTTACCACAGCGGCCTGTGTACCGCTGACGACAATGACACCAGTCGCGATACTCGCCGCGTTCTGCGGGGCGATGGCTGTGATTGCGATCGGTCGACTGGTACTCGACGAGCATCGGGATTGGGTCGATATCGGGTCCGTACTCGTCGTCATCGGGATTACCGTACTCGCCACGTTCTGGGCTGCACTCGAGGAGGGGTGGTTCTCACTAGTCGGGCAAACCGCACTGGCACTCATCGGCACCATTATCGTCGGCGCGGGTGTCGCGGTGATGGTCCGATACTGGAACACTGCTCAACTGTCCAACGCGTCCTGAACCCTCAACTGTCCAACGCGTCCTGACGCGAATTTCGTCGCTCGCCCGCCTCTGACATCTTATATAATGAACAATACAGCCGATGGGAAGTTGCGTTTCGACAACCGAATCGGGTGAAAGGCTCGAACTTTTCGAGTTGTGTGTGGCTCTTCGGGCGTGTCGTCAACTGTTCGTCGTCCGTCGATAGAAATGGGAGACCTTTTACCCCCATCGAAGAACCGTACACACGAGATGAGCTACGACAAGATCGAAGTCCCTGCCGAAGGGGAGAAGATCACGCTGAAGGAAGGTACCGAAACCGAACTCGAGGTACCTGACAACCCGATTATCCCGATTATCTACGGTGACGGTGTGGGCAGCGACGTCGGCCCCGCCGCACAGAAGGTCCTCGAGGCAGCCGCAGAGGCGACCG includes:
- the map gene encoding type II methionyl aminopeptidase translates to MAESEVDLESEMYEKHREAGEILSQVREETAERVEVGASHLEIAEYAEDRIRELGGKPAFPVNISIDEEAAHATPSIDDESTFGEEMINLDIGVHIDGWLADTAITVDLSGNPELAEAPGEALEAAIDVIEPGVETGEIGAEIEDVIDGYGFNPVVNLTGHGLGHWEQHTSPNIPNRAVSQGTELEAGDVVAIEPFATDGGGKVTEGASEEIFSLEREGSIRNRQARNALEQITEEFRTLPFATRWLETDRAEMALRRLKRNNIVHGYPVLKEDDGFLVSQKEHTIIVTEDGCEVTTA
- a CDS encoding isoaspartyl peptidase/L-asparaginase gives rise to the protein MQVLVHGGAGSDPDDPKPRQTVLDRAADTGAAQTTPVDALEAAIAILESDPRFNAGVGSAVQSDGTIRTDAGIMTDDREVGAACSMPNVEHALCVARVVMEESPHGFVSGEHAVSLAEAFDIETGVDLWSERTRERWTDLEAPDGDAREHLKWIRERYGQSDPDGRDEDGNPKDHDTVGAVAFDGNSLAAATSTGGRWLALAGRVGDVPQVGSGFYCSPAAAVSATGAGEDIARVTLSRRVARHVECGRDAQDAATIAIEEFGELTGSTAGVIAIDARGTLGSAYNSDAMQTARATRHS
- a CDS encoding DUF7835 family putative zinc beta-ribbon protein, producing MATTDDSVNGLTEHCDDCDLETLHEVSVQLRTESGKEENAEFSREPYRVAECQRCGSRSSQRMNNA